The following are from one region of the Magallana gigas chromosome 4, xbMagGiga1.1, whole genome shotgun sequence genome:
- the LOC105346481 gene encoding TM2 domain-containing protein DDB_G0277895 yields the protein MGMDNSRPMQTPQTVHPPPPNQPYPQAAGPPPNAPPPYGMQPQPYSSNPYGPPPPPAYGTNPYPQAPPVQPYGPYGPPPPAPSQPVAPLPPTVVLVDGHHGHHGFGHHSGHLFGGHHGFGHHDFGHHGFGGHHGFGGHHGFGGHHGGHHGGHH from the coding sequence ATGGGTATGGACAACTCTAGACCAATGCAGACCCCCCAGACCGTTCACCCGCCTCCACCCAACCAGCCGTACCCCCAGGCAGCGGGTCCTCCACCGAATGCCCCGCCCCCATACGGCATGCAGCCACAGCCATACAGCTCCAATCCCTACGGACCCCCTCCTCCTCCAGCGTACGGAACCAATCCTTACCCTCAGGCACCACCTGTCCAGCCGTACGGTCCATACGGACCGCCACCGCCCGCACCCTCACAGCCGGTGGCACCCCTACCCCCAACAGTCGTTCTAGTAGATGGACACCACGGTCACCACGGGTTTGGGCATCATAGCGGACATTTGTTTGGCGGCCATCATGGATTCGGTCACCACGATTTTGGTCACCATGGTTTCGGAGGTCACCATGGTTTCGGTGGTCACCATGGATTTGGTGGCCACCATGGGGGTCATCATGGCGGACACCACTAA
- the LOC105346482 gene encoding GTPase IMAP family member 7 — protein sequence MDFEPHDETSGAKRDDEHTEEYRIVLLGKTGSGKSSTGNTLCGREVFGSHVSESSVTKTCQFVETCQFGRHLSIVDTPGSFDTSTSNDVIMTEVTRCLALSAPGPHVFIYVFNALSRFTAEEEDSIKQFVEHFGERVFDYMIVVFTRYDDLKRHTTPSKYLSNVSPNFRTFLNKCRWRVCWIDNTADGLNSSKQVETLLFEVGKIIEQNGNISFYSNTLYTEAEKIMKTREEEIKNDQRKNENELSVLRIREEHLEKELKSKTWRLKDIERRLRELETTSRKSVEVQRTSTRSSKSNFSTAALQKEQEISYLNKEVEKIKSSDLRLIEKQREEIAKLKERLTRRHVKGNPRSMARKEVSRRNSCLSSKVSRGILALGKHLLTGIIGLLLL from the exons ATGGATTTTGAACCGCATGATGAAACGTCTGGCGCAAAAAGGG ATGACGAACATACAGAAGAATATCGGATCGTTCTTTTGGGGAAAACGGGATCTGGGAAAAGTTCTACGGGAAACACTCTTTGTGGAAGAGAGGTGTTTGGTTCTCATGTTTCGGAGTCTTCTGTTACCAAAACCTGTCAGTTCGTCGAAACGTGTCAGTTTGGCCGTCACTTGAGTATTGTGGACACCCCTGGCTCCTTTGATACGTCGACATCCAATGACGTCATCATGACAGAAGTGACGCGTTGTTTGGCCCTCTCTGCTCCGGGTCCTCACGTATTTATCTATGTCTTTAACGCACTCTCGAGATTCACTGCCGAGGAAGAAGATTCGATCAAGCAGTTTGTCGAGCATTTCGGGGAGCGGGTATTTGATTACATGATAGTGGTGTTCACACGATACGATGATCTGAAACGCCACACCACGCCATCGAAGTACCTCTCGAACGTGTCGCCAAATTTTCGAACGTTTTTAAACAAGTGCCGATGGAGAGTGTGTTGGATTGATAACACTGCAGATGGCTTGAACTCGTCAAAACAAGTCGAAACTTTGCTTTTTGAAGTGGGAAAGATTATTGAGCAAAACGGAAACATTAGTTTCTATTCGAACACCTTATACACAGAGgctgaaaaaataatgaagacgagagaagaagaaataaaaaatgatcaaaGAAAGAATGAGAATGAACTAAGCGTTTTAAGAATCCGAGAGGAACATCTGGAAAAAGAACTTAAATCTAAAACTTGGCGATTGAAGGATATTGAAAGACGTCTTCGGGAACTCGAAACAACGTCAAGGAAAAGCGTAGAGGTTCAACGCACATCTACGCGTTCATCCAAATCTAATTTTTCTACAGCTGCCTTACAAAAAGAGCAGGAAATAAGCTATCTTAACAAAGaggttgaaaaaataaaatcatccgACCTACGTTTGATTGAAAAACAGCGAGAGGAAATAGCTAAACTGAAAGAGCGATTGACAAGAAGACATGTTAAAGGAAATCCAAGATCAATGGCGCGAAAAGAGGTTTCAAGGAGGAACAGCTGTCTGAGTTCCAAGGTTTCTCGGGGAATTCTTGCTCTAGGTAAACATTTGCTAACAGGAATTATTGGGTTGCTGTTGCTGTAA
- the LOC105346483 gene encoding D-amino-acid oxidase — protein MDRNFRVAVVGAGATGLSTALCIQNRIQNCDVTIIAEKFSPSTTSDGSAGLWTPFIVPDKQKEIVTRWALQTYRYLWDMFHSEAAYQYGVQLISGFNFCQEMKNEPPWSKNVVGFRRLGKEELKDYPGREFGVFYTAFTIDVPSLLSSFLRKFREQGGFVIAKKLKSLQEIDSSYDVIVNCSGLGAAELLDDATIKPKRGQVIRVKAPWIKHFYIDIDKSDDVTYILPGVNSVVLGGTSQDGNNSTEDNQADIDGIRERCLKLMPSLRDSKVQGTWAGLRPYRETLRLEIDKVTAGLKAKIVHNYGHGGSGLTLFWGCAEDATNLVLDLLKSRKARL, from the exons ATGGATCGGAACTTCCGGGTTGCCGTGGTAGGCGCCGGGGCGACCGGACTCTCCACAGCGCTTTGTATACAAAACCGGATACAGAACTGTGACGTCACAATCATTGCCGAAAAATTTTCTCCCAGCACCACATCTGACGGGTCCGCAGGTTTATGGACACCTTTCATTGTACCGGACAAACAGAAGGAAATCGTCAC TCGGTGGGCCCTGCAGACTTACAGGTATCTATGGGACATGTTTCACTCGGAAGCTGCTTACCAATATGGCGTCCAGCTAATTTCCGGTTTTAACTTTTGCCAAGAGATGAAGAAC GAGCCTCCTTGGAGTAAAAATGTTGTAGGGTTCAGACGTCTGGGCAAAGAAGAACTGAAAGATTACCCCGGCAGAGA GTTCGGGGTATTCTACACAGCTTTCACTATTGACGTTCCTAGTCTGTTGTCATCATTTCTGAGGAA ATTCAGAGAACAGGGAGGGTTTGTAAttgccaaaaaattaaaatctctgCAAGAG ATTGATTCTtcttatgacgtcatagttaactgtTCCGGTCTTGGCGCTGCTGAATTACTCGATGACGCAACGATAAAACCAAAACGAGGCCAGGTTATAAGG GTTAAGGCACCGTGGATTAAGCATTTCTACATAGACATAGATAAAAGCGATGACGTCACGTACATTTTACCAGG GGTAAATAGTGTCGTGTTGGGCGGAACCTCTCAGGACGGAAACAACAGCACCGAGGATAACCAAGCGGACATTGACGGAATTAGGGAAAGATGTCTGAAGTTAATGCCGAGTTTAAGG GACAGTAAAGTACAGGGTACTTGGGCAGGACTCCGCCCCTATAGGGAGACGTTACGGTTAGAGATTGACAAGGTCACGGCGGGGTTAAAAGCAAAG ATTGTCCATAACTACGGACATGGTGGGTCTGGTCTGACTCTTTTCTGGGGATGTGCCGAAGACGCCACAAATCTAGTACTGGATCTTCTCAAGTCACGCAAAGCAAGGTTGTAG